In [Mycobacterium] stephanolepidis, the genomic window TCATTTTCGCGATCATCGGCGAGGAGCTCGGATTCGTCGGCTGCATCGGGGTGCTGGCGCTATTCGGCGTCTTTGCCTACACCGCCATGCGCATCGCCAAGCGCAGTGCCGATCCTTTCCTGCGGATGCTGACCGCCACCGCCGGTATGTGGGTCATCGGTCAGTCCTTCATCAACATCGGATACGTGATCGGCCTGCTGCCGGTGACCGGCATCCAGCTGCCGCTGATTTCTTCGGGTGGTACTGCCACGGCCACAGCCCTTTTCATGATCGGCCTGATCGCCAACGCGGCGCGCCACGAACCCGAGGCCGTCGCCGCGCTGCGTGCGGGTTCGGGCGACCGGATGAACAGACTGCTGCGGCTTCCCTCGCCGGAGCCGTATGTGGCGCCGCGTATAGACACGGCACGCGATCGACTGCGCGCCAAGTCGGCCGATCGGCCGCCCGAGCGCACATGGCAGCAGGACTCCGCGCAGGGGGCCAAGCGCAAGCCACGTGCACGTACCGACAGCGACGCAGGGCATCATAGGCAGGTACAGCAGGTGCGCAGGGCCTCGGGCACGCGCGCGAGCGGCCGGTCCCGTGATCAATCCCGGGCCGGAAGTTCACGGGCCCGAAGCCATCGATAGCTGCTGAACATGTGATTACCGCCAGACCGAAAGGATGCTCCCGGAGTGAGTGACGAACTTCGGCCGCTTTCGGTGGTACTGGCCGGGGGCGGTACCGCGGGGCACGTCGAACCCGCCATGGCGGTCGCCGATGCATTGCGTGAGATCGACCCGTCCGTACGGATCACCGCATTGGGTACCGAGCGTGGCCTGGAGACGCGGCTGGTGCCCGACCGCGGGTACGACCTGGAGCTGATCGTGCCGGTGCCGCTACCGCGCCGCCTCACCGGCGACCTGGTGCGGCTGCCGTTGCGGGTGCGCCGGGCGGTGCGGCAGACCCGGGCCGTGTTCGACAACGTCGGAGCCGACGTTGTCATCGGTTTCGGCGGTTACGTGGCGCTGCCCGCCTATCTGGCGGCGCGTCGCGGACCGTTGCGCCGCCCTCGTGTTCCGGTGGTCATTCACGAGGCGAACGCACGTGCCGGCCTTGCCAATCGGGTCGGTGCGCGCCGCGCGCAGCGCGTGTTGTCGGCCGTCTCGGACTCGGGACTGCGCCGTGCAGAGGTGGTCGGGGTACCGGTTCGTGGATCGATCACGGCGCTGGATCGCACCGCGTTGCGGCAGGAGGCACGCGCTCACTACGGATTCGACGACGATGCTCTGGTGCTCTTGGTATTCGGCGGGTCCCAGGGTGCGGTCTCCCTGAACAATGCCGTCTCGGCGGCAGCCAATGAGCTTGCCGCTGCGGGGGTTTCGGTGCTGCACGCACACGGGCCGAAGAATACGATCGAGCTGCCGCAGGGCGGTCCGCGGGATGCTCCGGGCGGCCCCAAATATGTGGCCCTGCCATACCTGGACCGCATGGATCTGGCCTACGCCGCGGCCGATATCGCCGTGTGCCGATCCGGCGCGATGACCGTCGCCGAAGTCTCGGCGGTGGGGTTGCCCGCCATCTACGTGCCTCTGCCGATCGGCAACGGCGAACAGCGGCTCAATGCGCTGCCGGTCGTCGACGCGGGGGGCGGTGTCATCGTCGCGGACCGCGACCTCACTCCGGAGACATTGGCACACATGGTGATCGAGATCGCCTCCGATTCCGGCAAGCTTGCCGAGATGACGTCGGCCGCCGCACTGTCGGGGCATCCGGACGCTGCACGGCAGGTGGCTCAGGTGGCGCTGGATGTCGCACGACAGCAGCGATCTCAGGGACGGAGTGCATCGCGATGAACATCGGTCCACTTCCGGAGCATCTGCGCCGTGTGCACATGGTCGGCATCGGCGGTGCCGGGATGTCAGGTATCGCCAGAATCCTGCTGGACAGGGGAGCGCAGGTGTCGGGCTCCGATGCCAAGGAATCTCGTGGCGTGCTCGCACTGCGTACCCGCGGTGCCCTCGTCAATATCGGCCACGACGGCGACGCACTGGACCTGCTGCCGGGCGGTCCCACCGTGGTGGTTACCACCCACGCTGCCATTCCCAAGACGAATCCTGAACTGGTGGAAGCTCATCGGCGTGGAATACCGGTCCTGCTGCGCCCGGTTGTGCTCGCGGACCTGATGGCCGGATACCGCACCCTCATGGTGACCGGAACGCACGGCAAGACCAGCACCACCTCCATGCTCATTGTGGCGCTGCAGCATTGCGGATACGACCCATCGTTCGCGGTCGGCGGTGAGCTCAACGAGGCCGGCACCAACGCCCACCATGGCAGTGGGGACGTGTTCGTGGCCGAGGCCGACGAAAGTGACGGTTCACTGCTGCAGTACCGGCCCGATCTCATCGTCGTGACCAACATCGAGGCGGACCATCTCGATCACTTCGGCAGTGTCGAGGCCTATACCGCGGTGTTCGACGAATTCACCGAAACGTTGGGCCCCGAAGGGGTCCTGGTGGTGTGTCTGGATGATCCGGGGTCCGCGGCGTTGGCGCGCCGGGCTCACGAACGCGGACTACGAGTACGTGGCTATGGCAGCGTCGAACAGGCCGATGCCGCGGGCGTCCCGGTGGCCGGATGGCTGCGTGATTGGCAGTTCAAGGACACCGGAGCGTTCGCACAGATCCAGCTGGCGGGCGAGAAGACCTCTCGCACCATGCGATTGTCGGTGCCGGGTCGGCACATGGCCCTGAACGCACTGGCCGCCGTGGTGGCGGCCGCCGAGATCGGGGCCTCCGTCGAGGATGTGCTCGATGGGCTGGCCGGATTTGAAGGTGTGCGCCGCCGATTCGAATTGGTCGGTCAGGTCGAGAGTGTCCGGGTCTTCGATGACTACGCGCACCATCCCACCGAGGTTCGTACGGTGCTACAGGCTGTTTCCGGAATCGTCGCGCAACAGGGATTTGGCCGCTCCGTCGTGGTCTTTCAGCCGCACTTGTACTCCCGCACGGCAGCTTTCGCGACGGAGTTCGCCGAGGCGCTCAGTGTTGCCGATCTGGTGTTCGTGCTGGATGTCTACGGGGCGCGCGAAGCGCCGCTGCCGGGTGTCAGCGGTGCGCTGATCGTCGAGCAGATCTCCGGGGTGCCGGTGCATTACCTGCCAGACCTGTCGACCGTTGCCGCGCATGTCGCCGCGGCCACGGCGCCGGGGGATCTGGTGGTCACGATGGGTGCGGGCGATGTCACGCTGCAGGGCAAGGAGATCGTGCGCGCGTTGCGCGCGCGTGCCAATGACTGGCCGCCCCCCAGGAACGGTCAATGAGCGAGCCGGACAAGACTTCCGAGGAGGCAGCGGAGTCAGCTCCGGTGTCTGACGAGATCGAGGATTCCGCCGCCGAGGCGATCGAGGAGGACGCCGGCGCCGAGCAGGCGGATGACGACGAGTCCGCCGAGGGGCCGCGGATGCGGGCCAGGCGCGAGCGGATGGAGCGCCGGGACGCACAGCGGCGCGCGATCGCCCTGGAGCAGGCGCGGCGTGAGGCGAAGGCGGCCGCCAAGGGCAAGCACGTAGACCAGGGCAAGAGCGCGGGGCGTGGGAAGGTTCAGGGTCTGCACACACTGCTGCTCGCGGTGCTGCTCACCGTCATCGCGGTGGGGCTGGGCGCGATTCTGTACTTCACGCCACTGATGTCCGTGCGCCAGACCGTGGTGACGGGCACCGGGGTGGTCACCCAAGAGGACGTCCTTCGTGAACTGAACATCACCAAGGGAACGCGGCTGCTGCAGATCGATACCGCCGCGGCCGCGGACCGGGTGGCCAGCATTCGCCGGGTGGCCAGCGCGCGCGTGCAATGCGAGTACCCGTCCACCTTGCGCGTCACGATCGTCGAAAGGGTGCCGGTCGCGGCGTGGGCGGGCGGCGACGGGACGCACCTCATCGATCGCGACGGGGTGGATTTCGCCAACGAACCGCCACCGCCGGGCATCCCGGTGCTGGATGTGGTGGCTCCGGGTCCGCAGGACCCGACGACCAAGGTGGCACTGCAGGTCCTCACCTCGCTGGCACCGGACCTGGCGCGACAGGTCGCCAAGATCGCTGCGCCCTCGGTCTCGTCTATCACGCTTACCCTCGACGACGGTCGCACCATCGTGTGGGGGACTACCGACCGCACCGCAGAGAAGGCGGAAAAGCTGGGGGCCCTGCTTACGCAGCCCGGTCGCATGTACGACGTGTCCAGCCCCGATCTGCCCACGGTCAAGTAGACGACCGGACTGCTCGCGGTTTTCAGAAATAGCCACGGGAAAATCCAGCGATCCATCGGCGCGCCTCCCGGGTGCGGCTAACCGCGCCCCCTACCGTTCTGTTTCAGCGGGACAACCTGACATAACTCTAAGCCTGAGGTAGAGGTTGAGAGTTTGCAGAGAGGCTCCAGCTACTCAGACCACGGCAGCAACCAGGGAGGAAGGCGACCATGACGCCTCCACACAACTACCTCGCGGTGATCAAGGTCGTCGGCATCGGGGGCGGCGGCGTCAACGCCGTTAACCGCATGATCGAACACGGCCTCAAGGGGGTCGAGTTCATCGCGATCAACACCGATGCGCAGGCGCTGCTGATGAGCGACGCCGACGTCAAGCTCGACGTCGGCCGCGATTCCACGCGCGGCCTGGGAGCGGGCGCGGACCCCGACGTGGGCCGCAAGGCCGCCGAGGATGCCAAGGATGAGATCGAGGAGCTCCTCAAGGGCGCCGACATGGTCTTCGTCACCGCCGGTGAGGGTGGTGGCACCGGTACCGGTGGCGCACCCGTGGTGGCCAGCATCGCGCGCAAGCTCGGTGCGCTGACCATCGGCGTGGTCACCCGGCCGTTTTCCTTCGAGGGCAAGCGTCGCAGCGGTCAGGCCGAGAACGGAATTGGCTCGCTGCGCGAGAGCTGCGACACCCTGATCGTCATCCCCAACGATCGCCTGCTGCAGATGGGCGATGCCGCGGTATCGCTCATGGACGCATTCCGCAGCGCCGACGAGGTGCTGCTCAATGGTGTTCAGGGCATCACCGACCTCATCACCACACCGGGTCTGATCAACGTCGACTTCGCCGACGTGAAGAGCGTCATGTCCGGCGCCGGTAGCGCGTTGATGGGTATCGGGTCCTCACGTGGCGACGGCAGGGCACTCAAAGCCGCCGAGACCGCTATCAATTCACCACTTCTCGAGGCCTCGATGGAGGGTGCTCAGGGCGTGCTGATGTCGATCGCCGGTGGCAGCGACCTGGGTCTGTTCGAGATCAACG contains:
- the murG gene encoding undecaprenyldiphospho-muramoylpentapeptide beta-N-acetylglucosaminyltransferase; this translates as MSDELRPLSVVLAGGGTAGHVEPAMAVADALREIDPSVRITALGTERGLETRLVPDRGYDLELIVPVPLPRRLTGDLVRLPLRVRRAVRQTRAVFDNVGADVVIGFGGYVALPAYLAARRGPLRRPRVPVVIHEANARAGLANRVGARRAQRVLSAVSDSGLRRAEVVGVPVRGSITALDRTALRQEARAHYGFDDDALVLLVFGGSQGAVSLNNAVSAAANELAAAGVSVLHAHGPKNTIELPQGGPRDAPGGPKYVALPYLDRMDLAYAAADIAVCRSGAMTVAEVSAVGLPAIYVPLPIGNGEQRLNALPVVDAGGGVIVADRDLTPETLAHMVIEIASDSGKLAEMTSAAALSGHPDAARQVAQVALDVARQQRSQGRSASR
- the murC gene encoding UDP-N-acetylmuramate--L-alanine ligase — its product is MNIGPLPEHLRRVHMVGIGGAGMSGIARILLDRGAQVSGSDAKESRGVLALRTRGALVNIGHDGDALDLLPGGPTVVVTTHAAIPKTNPELVEAHRRGIPVLLRPVVLADLMAGYRTLMVTGTHGKTSTTSMLIVALQHCGYDPSFAVGGELNEAGTNAHHGSGDVFVAEADESDGSLLQYRPDLIVVTNIEADHLDHFGSVEAYTAVFDEFTETLGPEGVLVVCLDDPGSAALARRAHERGLRVRGYGSVEQADAAGVPVAGWLRDWQFKDTGAFAQIQLAGEKTSRTMRLSVPGRHMALNALAAVVAAAEIGASVEDVLDGLAGFEGVRRRFELVGQVESVRVFDDYAHHPTEVRTVLQAVSGIVAQQGFGRSVVVFQPHLYSRTAAFATEFAEALSVADLVFVLDVYGAREAPLPGVSGALIVEQISGVPVHYLPDLSTVAAHVAAATAPGDLVVTMGAGDVTLQGKEIVRALRARANDWPPPRNGQ
- a CDS encoding cell division protein FtsQ/DivIB; amino-acid sequence: MSEPDKTSEEAAESAPVSDEIEDSAAEAIEEDAGAEQADDDESAEGPRMRARRERMERRDAQRRAIALEQARREAKAAAKGKHVDQGKSAGRGKVQGLHTLLLAVLLTVIAVGLGAILYFTPLMSVRQTVVTGTGVVTQEDVLRELNITKGTRLLQIDTAAAADRVASIRRVASARVQCEYPSTLRVTIVERVPVAAWAGGDGTHLIDRDGVDFANEPPPPGIPVLDVVAPGPQDPTTKVALQVLTSLAPDLARQVAKIAAPSVSSITLTLDDGRTIVWGTTDRTAEKAEKLGALLTQPGRMYDVSSPDLPTVK
- the ftsZ gene encoding cell division protein FtsZ; translated protein: MTPPHNYLAVIKVVGIGGGGVNAVNRMIEHGLKGVEFIAINTDAQALLMSDADVKLDVGRDSTRGLGAGADPDVGRKAAEDAKDEIEELLKGADMVFVTAGEGGGTGTGGAPVVASIARKLGALTIGVVTRPFSFEGKRRSGQAENGIGSLRESCDTLIVIPNDRLLQMGDAAVSLMDAFRSADEVLLNGVQGITDLITTPGLINVDFADVKSVMSGAGSALMGIGSSRGDGRALKAAETAINSPLLEASMEGAQGVLMSIAGGSDLGLFEINEAASLVQESAHPEANIIFGTVIDDSLGDEVRVTVIAAGFDAGGPSRKPISGTAAPGTVAPGKAGEVNGSRANGTSIFDTIDAQSLPRDTNGSTVTLGGGDEDDVDVPPFMRR